The following proteins come from a genomic window of Heyndrickxia acidicola:
- a CDS encoding nitroreductase family protein, with the protein MDNEITSLAMEITERKSVVNWTLQTVSDEAWRLLLEAARQAPSSWNHQPARYILLKEKNRMKQLCSAFHRTNKWAEKAAGFVVQAANPDDDDRVSGKDYYLYDCGLAMMSLVYQAQIMGISCRQMIGWDEKEVKNLLQVPESYRIVVITAFGYPSSSVFSTGMEAAKRRLTQQDKRYKPEHIAFWHTWGGESFENC; encoded by the coding sequence ATGGACAATGAAATTACTAGCCTGGCAATGGAGATAACCGAAAGAAAAAGTGTTGTGAATTGGACCCTTCAAACCGTAAGTGATGAAGCATGGCGGCTGCTGCTCGAAGCAGCAAGGCAGGCACCCTCTTCATGGAATCACCAGCCGGCAAGATATATATTATTAAAAGAGAAAAACAGAATGAAACAATTATGCAGCGCCTTCCACCGTACCAATAAGTGGGCAGAAAAAGCTGCAGGATTCGTTGTGCAGGCGGCCAATCCGGACGATGATGACCGTGTTTCAGGGAAGGATTATTATTTATATGACTGCGGGTTAGCTATGATGAGCCTCGTTTACCAGGCTCAAATCATGGGAATAAGCTGCAGGCAAATGATTGGCTGGGACGAAAAGGAAGTTAAGAATCTGCTGCAAGTTCCGGAATCTTATCGGATTGTCGTAATTACAGCCTTTGGCTACCCCTCTTCCTCTGTTTTCAGCACAGGAATGGAGGCGGCCAAACGCCGTTTGACCCAGCAGGACAAACGATATAAGCCTGAGCATATTGCCTTTTGGCATACCTGGGGAGGCGAAAGCTTTGAAAACTGCTAA
- a CDS encoding sensor histidine kinase, protein MNRLFVLLRLVNYALPVGYVIYFRGGLTLWQLLLSAMVCMFGVWDIWKKPDEKAGRMRLGVWLELAGVGLWIIVIPNSILFCALISPITRSAIHLSYADRLGVYFFSLAGALFYFWIYPIDLPWIAMIVITGILLYSSVIGELIRERELARRLVALSVFDQEQAASDRERVRISRQLHDTTGQYWTAVIRAIDVALALPQPENHVYLKKAREAAGLGLQEMRRLVRSWDEGERTAEQWLRYGIESLKQMEELTNVEIQLQLSPIDWNAFNQPDETGEAVARTMMEAVTNGIRHGKATKMAIWFQEKEDGISLYIRDNGASFLSETKGIGLKSLQELAMGLGGKLLIEGVPSRGTTVHLIVPFKGYDAVKEEKL, encoded by the coding sequence ATGAATCGGTTATTTGTGCTGCTTCGGCTGGTGAATTACGCATTGCCAGTTGGATATGTTATCTATTTTCGGGGAGGGCTGACACTCTGGCAACTTTTGCTTTCTGCAATGGTATGTATGTTTGGTGTTTGGGATATATGGAAAAAGCCCGATGAGAAGGCCGGCAGAATGCGGCTGGGGGTGTGGCTGGAATTAGCAGGTGTGGGTCTATGGATCATAGTCATTCCAAACAGCATCCTGTTTTGTGCATTGATTTCTCCGATTACGCGTTCAGCCATTCATTTATCCTATGCAGACAGGCTGGGCGTATACTTTTTCTCATTAGCGGGAGCCCTTTTCTACTTCTGGATTTATCCAATAGATCTTCCGTGGATTGCGATGATTGTGATAACAGGTATCCTTCTTTACAGCTCTGTAATCGGTGAACTGATAAGGGAACGTGAGCTGGCAAGAAGGCTGGTTGCCTTGTCCGTTTTCGATCAGGAGCAGGCAGCAAGTGATCGTGAAAGAGTAAGAATCAGCCGCCAGCTTCATGATACGACAGGGCAATACTGGACGGCTGTCATCCGGGCGATTGATGTTGCTCTGGCACTTCCACAACCAGAGAATCATGTATATTTGAAAAAAGCCAGAGAAGCAGCCGGCTTGGGATTGCAGGAAATGAGAAGGCTGGTACGAAGCTGGGATGAGGGGGAGAGAACAGCAGAGCAATGGTTAAGGTATGGAATAGAGTCCCTTAAGCAAATGGAAGAGCTGACAAATGTCGAGATACAGCTTCAGCTTTCTCCCATTGACTGGAACGCTTTTAACCAGCCTGATGAAACAGGTGAAGCAGTCGCCAGAACAATGATGGAAGCCGTAACGAATGGAATTCGGCATGGAAAAGCTACTAAAATGGCAATTTGGTTCCAAGAAAAAGAGGATGGGATTTCTCTCTATATAAGGGATAATGGAGCTAGTTTTTTAAGTGAAACGAAGGGAATCGGACTAAAATCCCTTCAGGAGCTGGCGATGGGCTTAGGAGGGAAGCTTCTGATAGAGGGGGTGCCCTCTCGTGGAACAACCGTTCATTTAATCGTGCCTTTTAAGGGATATGATGCTGTTAAGGAGGAGAAACTTTGA
- a CDS encoding response regulator transcription factor, protein MIRIGIAEDQALVRESLSIVLGLEKDMEVAWQAATGNEAVRAVMEKAVDVVLMDLRMPEMDGVAATMHIGSLSNECTIIVLTTFDHDEWILDAIHAGAECCFLKDIPPGLLIKAIRLILSDRFDLQEWSPEWRLYAPEIQVSARIRSSQIAGRQVRTGEVHLTPREWEILRRISQNQTNTEMAKALFLTQGTIKNYVSQLYMKIGVSNRAEAIRYALGKGIL, encoded by the coding sequence TTGATTCGTATTGGCATTGCAGAGGACCAGGCGCTGGTTCGGGAAAGTCTTTCTATTGTTCTGGGACTTGAAAAGGATATGGAGGTTGCATGGCAAGCCGCAACAGGCAATGAAGCAGTAAGGGCTGTAATGGAAAAGGCCGTGGATGTTGTGCTGATGGACCTTCGTATGCCGGAGATGGATGGTGTTGCAGCGACCATGCATATCGGTTCATTATCCAATGAGTGTACGATTATTGTTTTAACGACCTTTGACCATGATGAATGGATACTGGATGCCATCCATGCTGGGGCAGAATGCTGCTTTCTGAAGGATATTCCTCCCGGTCTATTAATTAAAGCTATTCGGCTCATTCTTTCGGACAGATTTGATCTGCAAGAATGGAGTCCTGAATGGCGCCTTTATGCACCAGAAATACAAGTAAGTGCAAGAATCCGCTCTTCTCAAATAGCAGGCAGGCAGGTGAGAACAGGCGAGGTTCACCTCACTCCACGGGAATGGGAGATCTTAAGAAGAATCAGTCAAAATCAAACGAATACAGAAATGGCTAAAGCGCTCTTCCTAACACAGGGGACAATTAAAAACTATGTATCCCAGCTTTATATGAAAATCGGTGTCAGCAATCGGGCTGAAGCCATTCGATATGCGCTCGGGAAAGGGATTCTCTAA
- a CDS encoding GNAT family N-acetyltransferase — protein MMKNTTIKWKNIRENGLVYRERDNLMRVYETKDYELVAKLNKPVQELHAKLFPDLFFGYDEAKTKEFFKAIINKTDYFFLVIEDQERPMGYAWIEVKDRQENASKKGSRSIYVHQISVEGAMRHMGYGSRLMDEVEELAKKYKADRVELDYWVGNEGAEAFYKKRQFEPFRRHVYKTIST, from the coding sequence ATGATGAAGAATACAACTATAAAATGGAAAAATATACGTGAAAACGGTCTTGTTTATAGAGAAAGGGACAATCTTATGCGAGTGTATGAAACGAAAGACTATGAACTTGTAGCAAAATTAAATAAACCAGTTCAGGAGCTGCATGCGAAGCTTTTTCCGGATCTTTTTTTTGGCTATGACGAAGCAAAAACGAAGGAGTTCTTTAAAGCGATCATCAATAAAACAGACTATTTTTTTCTTGTAATAGAAGACCAGGAGCGGCCTATGGGCTATGCATGGATAGAAGTAAAGGATCGTCAGGAAAACGCTTCTAAAAAAGGCAGCCGTTCCATTTATGTCCACCAAATTAGCGTGGAGGGAGCAATGCGTCATATGGGGTATGGCAGCAGGCTTATGGACGAAGTTGAAGAATTAGCGAAAAAATATAAGGCCGATAGAGTAGAGCTGGACTATTGGGTAGGGAATGAAGGAGCAGAAGCTTTTTATAAAAAACGCCAATTTGAGCCTTTTCGCAGACATGTTTATAAAACGATAAGTACTTAA
- a CDS encoding PadR family transcriptional regulator codes for MSRENKSFYALLGVLLLGPATGYEIKQTIEKWLSHFWCESYGQIYPNLKRLVEENLATVKTEVQVGKPNKNIYSITDRGRQVLTEWLMKPIVSHPPVKNEFLLKLFFSQSIPLEESIEQVKQHKQKMLEISMFFEHLKIDAAAQCQEETETLYRSLTLDYSYRAVKGIIEWCDDCIHRLEKSKSPVKEEVR; via the coding sequence ATGTCGAGGGAAAATAAAAGCTTCTATGCTTTGTTGGGGGTTCTTCTTTTAGGGCCGGCGACAGGATATGAAATAAAACAAACCATTGAAAAGTGGCTCAGCCATTTTTGGTGTGAAAGCTACGGCCAAATATATCCGAATTTAAAGAGACTGGTAGAGGAAAATCTTGCAACAGTTAAAACGGAGGTGCAGGTTGGGAAGCCCAATAAGAATATATACTCCATCACTGACAGAGGCCGCCAGGTATTAACCGAATGGCTGATGAAACCCATCGTAAGCCATCCTCCAGTCAAAAATGAATTTCTGCTCAAGCTTTTTTTCAGCCAGAGTATTCCTTTAGAAGAAAGTATTGAACAGGTGAAACAGCATAAGCAGAAAATGCTTGAAATTTCAATGTTCTTTGAGCATTTAAAGATAGATGCAGCTGCCCAATGTCAGGAAGAAACGGAAACACTCTATCGTTCTTTAACGTTAGATTATAGCTATAGAGCGGTTAAAGGTATTATTGAATGGTGTGATGATTGTATTCACCGGTTGGAAAAAAGTAAATCACCAGTAAAAGAAGAGGTTCGGTAA
- a CDS encoding DnaA N-terminal domain-containing protein, whose product MENQELWDDIVSQMKNKLGPNAYNTWFKHSNLITVEEKKLVVQASNEFAADWIRKHYLHEIEKAAEKVFKRSMSITITNKNAKAYQQ is encoded by the coding sequence ATGGAGAATCAGGAGCTATGGGATGATATCGTAAGCCAGATGAAGAATAAATTAGGGCCGAATGCGTACAACACATGGTTTAAGCACTCCAATCTAATTACAGTAGAAGAAAAAAAATTAGTGGTGCAGGCATCCAATGAATTTGCTGCTGACTGGATCCGCAAGCATTATCTCCATGAAATAGAAAAAGCTGCCGAGAAGGTATTTAAAAGAAGCATGTCTATTACCATCACGAATAAAAATGCAAAAGCCTATCAGCAATAA
- a CDS encoding DinB family protein, with the protein MDDPIERLSSWPQALEKINTDQADEYFAPLAEGKWSKAAMIAHILFWDQFFLEERLPFMVKGAALSRLSSDDVEELNQKAWDYAHSGIALKQLIGEAINQRERLIHYLEDKDLSTAFTIGGKVLSLEEYTQSEAEHDEHHIRQLGPPANVKSEE; encoded by the coding sequence ATGGACGATCCGATCGAACGGTTATCCAGCTGGCCGCAGGCACTGGAAAAAATCAATACCGATCAAGCAGATGAGTATTTTGCCCCTTTAGCAGAAGGGAAATGGTCGAAGGCAGCTATGATTGCCCATATTCTTTTTTGGGACCAGTTCTTCCTGGAGGAAAGACTTCCTTTCATGGTAAAAGGAGCAGCATTAAGCAGATTAAGCAGCGACGATGTGGAAGAGCTGAATCAAAAGGCATGGGATTACGCGCATTCCGGAATCGCTCTTAAACAGCTTATTGGGGAGGCAATCAACCAAAGGGAGAGGCTGATTCACTACTTGGAAGATAAGGACCTGTCCACGGCTTTTACCATTGGAGGCAAGGTCTTGTCGCTGGAGGAATATACACAAAGCGAAGCTGAACATGATGAGCACCATATCAGGCAGCTAGGGCCGCCGGCTAATGTAAAAAGTGAAGAATAA
- a CDS encoding GNAT family N-acetyltransferase encodes MAKWLANEAITAFYGPRMSAQEVARKYTPRIEGSIPVIPCIAETADGPIGFVQYYMLNSSERMEYGYDKSNPAFGMDQLIGNPAIWGKGMGTLLVTTMSCFLFTEKKRTDDCYGPTMR; translated from the coding sequence ATGGCAAAATGGCTTGCTAATGAAGCCATCACTGCTTTTTATGGCCCAAGAATGAGTGCACAGGAAGTAGCTCGTAAATACACGCCCCGTATAGAAGGAAGCATTCCTGTTATTCCTTGTATAGCTGAAACAGCCGATGGACCTATTGGATTTGTCCAATATTATATGCTGAATAGCTCAGAGAGGATGGAATATGGTTATGATAAAAGCAATCCTGCCTTTGGAATGGACCAATTAATTGGAAATCCCGCAATATGGGGAAAAGGGATGGGGACACTCCTGGTAACAACGATGTCTTGCTTCCTATTTACTGAAAAAAAACGCACAGATGATTGCTATGGACCCACAATGCGATAA
- a CDS encoding VTT domain-containing protein, whose translation MESITSYVDHYGYIVLFVALLLEMIALPVPGEILMSYTGYLVYQHHLNWFLAIFAAGFGTSMGMTLSYWIGSILGGPFIKKYGSLFHLGPKQMERTSSWFNRYGNKVLIIAYFIPGIRHITGYFSGITRGNFRAYAIYAYAGAFFWTGTFISIGKLLGPKWDQFHNSAIKYMGIGIVIIALGVAAVYVYRKYSLQIKSIAYALVLWVFSIFKTRIRTEFVIAGTAIVTLGFAVLMIKMIQFFVGNEFQDFNGVVNVFVPLMFDRQWSWVMDLFLQLGTQKALMTVIILTIMWILLRGKDKTHEILTLFILTMGGELYEETLRRVFHQVEANHFITLDYVTSFPSDGSIMILIVYGFAVYMLVRHSQRIWIHTLADVLLVVCLLLIGASHVFFGLQQPSDIAAGFTFGGVWLGLNILLLELFRLL comes from the coding sequence TTGGAGTCGATCACATCCTATGTTGATCATTATGGTTACATTGTCTTATTTGTTGCTTTGCTGCTAGAAATGATCGCTTTGCCAGTTCCGGGAGAAATCCTGATGAGCTATACGGGGTACTTGGTGTATCAGCATCATTTGAATTGGTTCTTAGCCATTTTTGCTGCCGGCTTTGGGACGTCAATGGGAATGACCCTGTCTTATTGGATCGGAAGCATACTGGGCGGTCCTTTTATAAAAAAGTATGGCAGCTTGTTCCATTTGGGGCCAAAACAAATGGAAAGAACCTCCTCCTGGTTTAATCGATATGGGAATAAAGTGCTGATTATAGCCTATTTTATTCCCGGCATCCGTCATATTACAGGTTATTTTTCCGGTATCACAAGAGGGAATTTTCGTGCGTATGCCATCTATGCCTATGCAGGTGCTTTTTTTTGGACGGGGACGTTTATCTCGATTGGAAAATTACTTGGACCAAAGTGGGATCAATTCCACAATTCTGCTATAAAGTATATGGGCATCGGCATTGTCATTATTGCCCTTGGTGTGGCTGCTGTATATGTCTATCGAAAATACAGCCTGCAAATCAAATCCATCGCCTATGCACTTGTTCTTTGGGTGTTCAGTATTTTTAAAACCAGAATACGAACAGAATTTGTGATTGCGGGAACGGCTATTGTGACATTAGGGTTTGCTGTCCTGATGATTAAAATGATACAGTTCTTTGTCGGAAATGAATTTCAGGATTTTAATGGAGTAGTGAATGTCTTCGTTCCATTGATGTTTGATCGGCAATGGAGCTGGGTGATGGATTTGTTCCTTCAGCTTGGAACGCAAAAAGCCCTAATGACGGTGATTATTCTCACAATTATGTGGATTCTTTTAAGAGGAAAAGACAAAACTCATGAGATTTTAACTCTATTTATTCTCACCATGGGGGGAGAGCTTTACGAAGAAACACTTAGAAGGGTGTTTCATCAAGTAGAGGCCAATCATTTTATCACTTTGGATTATGTCACCAGCTTTCCAAGCGATGGCTCCATAATGATTTTGATTGTATACGGATTTGCCGTCTATATGCTTGTGCGGCATTCTCAAAGAATATGGATCCATACACTGGCGGATGTACTGCTTGTTGTCTGTTTGCTCTTGATTGGGGCAAGCCATGTCTTTTTTGGCCTTCAGCAGCCCAGTGATATTGCGGCAGGCTTTACTTTCGGCGGAGTCTGGCTCGGATTAAATATACTGCTGCTCGAGCTGTTTCGCCTGCTATAG
- a CDS encoding DedA family protein, with the protein MSGIVHHLLTTLVSLGYFGIALGLMVEIIPSEIVLAYAGYLVSKGEVNFAGAVIAGTIGALIAQLILYWIGAYGGRPFLRKYGKYLFIHEKHIDLADEWFKRYGAGVVFTARFVPVLRQAISIPAGIAKMSYAKFIGYTVLASVIWSILFIYLGDKLAANWSKVDTYAKPLLEPLMIIGFLVIIGYVIFSISRRKKKI; encoded by the coding sequence ATGTCTGGTATTGTCCATCATTTATTAACAACCCTTGTAAGTCTTGGGTACTTTGGAATTGCCTTAGGATTAATGGTTGAAATTATTCCGAGTGAGATTGTTTTAGCCTATGCAGGGTATTTAGTGTCAAAGGGAGAAGTGAATTTTGCCGGAGCGGTTATTGCAGGGACGATCGGAGCGCTGATTGCCCAGCTGATCCTGTATTGGATTGGAGCATATGGCGGCCGTCCGTTTTTAAGAAAATATGGGAAGTACCTTTTTATTCATGAAAAACATATTGATTTGGCCGATGAATGGTTTAAGCGTTATGGTGCAGGTGTGGTGTTTACAGCCCGTTTTGTTCCTGTATTAAGACAGGCGATTTCCATCCCGGCCGGTATTGCCAAAATGTCGTATGCCAAGTTCATTGGCTATACGGTTCTTGCGAGTGTCATCTGGTCCATTTTGTTTATTTATTTGGGAGATAAGCTGGCTGCGAACTGGAGCAAGGTAGATACGTATGCCAAGCCGTTACTGGAGCCTTTAATGATTATAGGATTCCTTGTAATTATTGGATATGTAATTTTCAGTATTTCGCGGCGCAAGAAAAAAATATAA
- a CDS encoding YdcF family protein, translated as MRVRFRNVVIIAGVFLVLITLYVVWKYEQINSYGRSIKPVKSDAIIVLGAAVVGKDQPSPVLQERLTSALTLYRQHYASSFILTGGQGVGESIAEAEASQRYLESKGVPSAVMYLDNKSKNTWENLFNAKQIMQKQGMHTAIIVTDFYHQERAQLYARELGMNTSGYVGQIPPMTNPKETLREVIAITLERH; from the coding sequence TTGCGTGTTCGTTTTCGAAACGTAGTAATAATTGCGGGAGTGTTCCTCGTTTTAATCACGCTATATGTTGTTTGGAAATATGAACAAATCAATTCATATGGACGTTCAATAAAACCTGTAAAATCTGACGCAATTATCGTACTTGGAGCAGCAGTTGTGGGTAAAGATCAACCGAGTCCCGTTTTACAGGAACGCCTTACCTCGGCACTCACTCTCTATCGCCAACATTATGCTTCATCATTTATCCTAACTGGAGGACAAGGTGTAGGTGAGTCTATAGCCGAAGCGGAAGCGAGCCAACGGTATTTGGAGAGTAAAGGAGTACCTTCGGCAGTTATGTACCTAGATAATAAATCCAAAAACACTTGGGAAAATTTGTTCAACGCAAAACAGATTATGCAGAAACAAGGGATGCATACAGCAATCATTGTGACGGACTTCTATCATCAGGAACGTGCCCAACTCTATGCTCGTGAACTAGGTATGAATACAAGCGGATATGTTGGACAAATTCCACCTATGACCAACCCAAAGGAAACGTTACGTGAAGTGATTGCAATTACTCTAGAAAGACATTAG
- a CDS encoding cupin domain-containing protein, producing the protein MKHYILSRERSRKIEVFNSEKVTLNPIMKMEHPAQVVRMDFEPGGILGMHPATCDQLFLIVEGEGWVRTNETEKILLKAGESAFWRKGEEHESGTVNGMKVMIIEGDQLNPECLMLEELKGK; encoded by the coding sequence ATGAAGCATTACATTTTGAGCAGGGAGCGGTCACGGAAAATTGAAGTGTTCAACAGCGAAAAGGTTACGCTGAATCCTATTATGAAAATGGAGCATCCTGCCCAGGTCGTTCGAATGGATTTTGAGCCCGGCGGTATACTTGGCATGCACCCTGCGACATGTGACCAGTTATTTTTGATTGTAGAGGGAGAGGGCTGGGTCCGGACAAATGAAACAGAGAAAATATTACTAAAAGCTGGTGAGTCTGCTTTCTGGAGAAAAGGGGAAGAACATGAGTCTGGGACAGTCAATGGAATGAAAGTGATGATAATTGAAGGGGATCAATTGAATCCCGAATGCCTTATGCTTGAAGAGTTGAAGGGAAAATGA